One Paenibacillus sp. FSL H7-0737 DNA segment encodes these proteins:
- a CDS encoding macrolide family glycosyltransferase produces MARVLFINAGSEGHINPTIGVVQELISSGEEVVYFTIEAFRERMEETGAVVRTLDNQQFIKAFISGGRDYLLERVNGLLLTADIVIPCVLEQIKGEQFDYIIHDSMFGCGRLIAQILKLPAINSCTSFAQTKESFDQVMERFYTEAPAEIVKAVDDRFQSLSVKIKEQYGVQIHSPYEVFCNPAPLTIVYTTREFQPYGETFDLSYKFVGPSISSRLTPDHFDFSAIKGKDLIYISMGTVFNQASDFYKLCFEAFGNTEHTIVMSIGNKVQIYDLGEIPPNFIVKNYVPQTDILQYTKIFITHGGMNSAHEGLYYGVPLIVIPQSADQPIIAEQVVNIGAGIKLQMQGLTATELREAVELVLTLPSFQKAVATTKDSFRTSGGPHQAVDEIFEWKCQYLG; encoded by the coding sequence ATGGCGCGTGTCTTATTTATTAATGCTGGATCAGAGGGACATATCAATCCAACGATTGGCGTTGTACAGGAGCTTATTTCTAGTGGAGAAGAGGTAGTATACTTCACTATAGAAGCTTTTCGGGAGCGTATGGAGGAAACAGGCGCTGTAGTAAGGACATTGGATAATCAACAATTTATAAAGGCCTTTATTTCAGGTGGGAGGGATTATCTGCTCGAAAGAGTCAATGGGCTTTTACTTACGGCGGATATCGTTATACCATGCGTTCTTGAACAGATCAAAGGAGAGCAATTCGATTACATCATCCATGATTCGATGTTTGGTTGTGGACGTTTAATTGCTCAAATTCTTAAGCTTCCTGCTATCAACTCTTGTACTTCTTTTGCACAGACTAAAGAATCATTTGATCAAGTCATGGAACGATTCTACACAGAAGCCCCTGCAGAAATAGTAAAAGCTGTAGACGATAGATTTCAAAGTCTGAGCGTAAAAATAAAGGAACAATATGGTGTGCAAATTCACTCTCCTTACGAAGTGTTCTGTAATCCTGCACCACTTACAATCGTGTATACGACAAGGGAGTTTCAACCTTATGGAGAAACCTTCGACCTATCGTATAAATTCGTGGGTCCTTCCATCTCTTCACGATTAACGCCAGATCATTTTGATTTTTCTGCAATCAAGGGGAAGGACCTAATTTACATTTCAATGGGTACGGTCTTCAACCAAGCAAGTGATTTCTATAAGCTTTGTTTTGAGGCATTCGGGAATACGGAGCATACGATTGTTATGTCCATTGGGAACAAAGTGCAAATCTATGATTTGGGAGAAATTCCTCCCAACTTTATAGTTAAAAACTATGTTCCACAGACGGATATATTACAGTACACAAAAATATTCATTACACATGGTGGAATGAATAGTGCGCATGAGGGTCTCTACTATGGGGTTCCGCTAATTGTAATCCCACAAAGTGCGGATCAGCCGATCATTGCGGAGCAAGTCGTCAATATTGGAGCGGGCATTAAATTACAAATGCAAGGATTAACTGCAACCGAACTGCGTGAAGCTGTAGAGCTTGTGCTCACCCTTCCGTCATTCCAAAAAGCTGTTGCAACGACTAAAGATTCCTTTCGGACATCCGGTGGACCTCATCAAGCTGTTGATGAGATTTTCGAATGGAAGTGTCAATATCTTGGTTAG
- a CDS encoding MerR family transcriptional regulator: MYTISEVSKLLEITTYTLRYYEKEGIVAPIRNANGERVYDDTHLAWLRFVLRLKQTQMPISQIRQYAQLYLEGEHTSQARLNLLEDHRSSVQDQIRHLTETERMLNDKIANYKVFISKGNTLDLSMDD; the protein is encoded by the coding sequence ATGTACACGATTAGCGAGGTATCCAAGTTATTGGAGATAACCACATATACACTGAGATATTATGAAAAAGAAGGGATCGTTGCTCCGATACGCAATGCGAATGGAGAAAGGGTATATGATGATACTCATCTTGCTTGGCTGCGATTTGTACTGAGGTTGAAACAAACCCAAATGCCCATCTCACAAATCCGGCAATATGCCCAGTTATATTTAGAAGGAGAACATACAAGCCAAGCCCGCTTGAATCTTCTGGAAGATCATAGAAGCTCAGTTCAGGATCAAATCAGACATTTAACAGAGACAGAGAGGATGCTGAACGACAAAATTGCTAATTACAAGGTCTTCATTAGTAAAGGGAATACACTGGATTTGTCTATGGATGATTAG
- a CDS encoding PTS fructose transporter subunit IIABC, which translates to MKILAITSCPNGIAHTYMAAENLQKAAAKLGIKMKVETQGSIGVENQLTEQDIREADGIIIAADKTVVKDRFVGKKLLVVGVQEGIRHPEELIRRVMSDDVKVYRAQLRSAEDIKQEKKSKQNPIYRHLMNGVSYMVPFIVVGGLLVAIALTLGGVKTPGGLVIPDDSFWKTILDIGSAAFTFMVPILAGFIAMSIADRPGLVPGMVGGFIAANGSFYGSEAGAGFIGGIIAGFLAGYVALGIKKMKVPKALKPIMPIIIIPILTSLIVGLIFVFLIGSPIAQLFESLTGWLAGMQGTSSILLALILGAMISFDMGGPVNKVAFLFGSAMIGEGNYEIMGPIAAAICIPPIGMGLATMISKRKFEPAEREAGKASFTMGLFGITEGAIPFAAQDPLRVIPSIMVGSMVGSVIAMLGHVGDRVAHGGPIVAVLGAVDNVLMFFVAVIVGSAVTVVMIRLLKKDVTAETQAVLGEADLEYSVIVAEKTTTDVSALEQANDRTATEAPAIHIEKLTDILTPDLINLDLNGDTKDAIINEMIGALERAGAVSSAGEFKEAILAREEESSTGIGLNIAIPHGKSDAVLKPSIVFGIKQNGVDWNSLDGSEAKLIFMIAVPRSSKGNAHLKVLQILSRKLMDDDFRGDLLAVKSKEEAYQLLGQVY; encoded by the coding sequence ATGAAAATATTGGCAATTACCTCATGTCCTAACGGAATAGCACATACGTATATGGCCGCCGAAAATCTTCAAAAGGCGGCAGCTAAACTAGGCATCAAGATGAAGGTTGAAACTCAGGGTTCTATTGGAGTGGAGAATCAGTTAACCGAGCAGGATATCCGTGAAGCGGATGGCATAATTATCGCGGCAGACAAAACGGTCGTAAAGGATCGGTTTGTCGGCAAGAAGCTGCTTGTAGTTGGCGTACAGGAAGGCATCCGCCATCCGGAAGAGCTGATCAGACGGGTGATGAGCGATGATGTGAAGGTCTACCGAGCACAATTACGGTCTGCTGAAGATATCAAGCAGGAGAAAAAGTCGAAGCAAAATCCGATTTACCGCCATTTGATGAATGGTGTGTCCTATATGGTGCCGTTTATCGTTGTCGGCGGCTTACTGGTCGCAATTGCGCTGACCCTTGGTGGCGTGAAAACTCCGGGAGGACTAGTCATACCGGATGATTCATTCTGGAAGACGATATTGGACATCGGATCGGCTGCATTTACCTTCATGGTGCCCATATTAGCCGGTTTTATTGCGATGAGTATTGCGGATAGACCAGGTCTTGTTCCGGGTATGGTAGGAGGATTCATCGCCGCAAACGGAAGTTTTTACGGAAGTGAGGCGGGAGCTGGATTCATCGGCGGAATTATCGCCGGTTTCCTAGCGGGTTATGTAGCGCTTGGAATCAAGAAAATGAAAGTTCCTAAGGCACTAAAACCTATCATGCCAATCATCATTATTCCAATATTAACCTCCCTGATTGTCGGTTTGATTTTTGTATTCCTGATTGGTTCTCCAATCGCACAGCTGTTTGAATCCCTGACGGGGTGGCTCGCAGGTATGCAGGGTACAAGCTCGATTTTGCTAGCCCTGATTCTGGGTGCGATGATTTCTTTCGATATGGGCGGTCCAGTGAACAAGGTTGCATTCCTATTCGGATCGGCCATGATCGGAGAAGGTAACTATGAAATTATGGGCCCAATCGCCGCTGCTATTTGTATCCCTCCAATTGGTATGGGACTTGCAACGATGATTAGCAAACGTAAATTTGAACCGGCAGAACGAGAGGCCGGCAAAGCGTCATTTACAATGGGACTGTTTGGTATCACCGAAGGTGCAATTCCGTTTGCCGCACAAGATCCTCTGCGTGTCATTCCGAGTATCATGGTAGGGTCGATGGTCGGTTCGGTGATAGCGATGCTTGGCCATGTTGGGGACAGAGTAGCCCATGGTGGACCGATTGTAGCCGTGCTTGGTGCAGTAGACAATGTGTTGATGTTTTTTGTCGCCGTCATTGTCGGTTCGGCGGTAACAGTTGTCATGATCAGGCTGCTGAAAAAGGATGTTACAGCTGAAACCCAGGCTGTCTTGGGAGAAGCGGATCTTGAATATTCTGTCATAGTAGCTGAGAAAACTACCACAGACGTGTCGGCATTGGAACAGGCAAATGACCGGACCGCGACGGAAGCGCCAGCCATTCACATTGAGAAATTAACCGATATTCTTACACCGGATTTGATTAATCTGGATCTGAATGGAGATACTAAGGACGCTATTATTAACGAAATGATTGGAGCGCTGGAGAGGGCCGGAGCGGTAAGCTCTGCCGGTGAATTCAAAGAGGCTATATTGGCCCGGGAAGAAGAAAGCTCGACAGGCATCGGTCTGAATATAGCCATTCCCCATGGTAAATCGGACGCCGTACTGAAGCCAAGCATTGTATTTGGTATCAAGCAGAACGGAGTAGATTGGAACAGCCTAGACGGAAGCGAAGCTAAATTGATCTTTATGATAGCGGTGCCACGCAGCAGTAAGGGAAACGCCCATCTTAAAGTACTGCAAATCTTATCTCGTAAGCTGATGGATGATGATTTCAGGGGAGATCTCTTGGCGGTTAAATCCAAGGAAGAAGCATACCAGTTGCTTGGTCAGGTGTATTGA
- a CDS encoding sigma-70 family RNA polymerase sigma factor — MLENELDIKKAQKGDHEAFTRLFRQLESQLYRLAKTILLKDEDCADALQETTLKVYKGLANLKQPKFFKTWVIRILINECNQLLRMRERTIAVAEIPEEPVDSYVHFEDSGNVDLQSFINQLDESLRLAIVLFYYDDLSIKQIADVLDISEGAVRARLHRARRLLSKQIHPVREEGLANE; from the coding sequence TTGCTGGAAAACGAACTGGATATCAAAAAAGCGCAGAAAGGCGACCACGAGGCGTTTACCCGTCTTTTTAGGCAACTGGAATCCCAGTTGTACAGATTAGCCAAAACCATTCTGCTAAAAGATGAAGATTGCGCGGATGCTCTTCAGGAGACGACACTGAAGGTGTATAAAGGGTTGGCCAACCTTAAGCAGCCTAAGTTTTTTAAAACCTGGGTTATACGCATCCTGATTAATGAATGCAATCAGTTACTTCGTATGCGAGAGCGAACTATAGCTGTGGCGGAAATTCCCGAAGAACCGGTCGATTCCTATGTGCATTTTGAAGATTCAGGCAACGTAGACCTGCAAAGCTTCATTAATCAGTTGGACGAATCCCTGCGGCTTGCTATCGTGCTTTTTTATTATGACGATTTATCCATTAAGCAGATTGCAGATGTGCTCGACATCTCCGAAGGAGCGGTCAGGGCACGACTTCATCGCGCACGGAGATTGTTGTCCAAACAGATACATCCTGTGCGGGAGGAGGGTCTTGCTAATGAATAA
- a CDS encoding SDR family NAD(P)-dependent oxidoreductase, translating into MKYTVITGASSGIGYETALAFASRGKNLILVARRKEQLEELQSKIARIHPNVEVVIQKIDLSVIENAYTLYESLRGYAIETWINNAGFGNFASVAEQDLNKITTMLHLNIEALTILSSLFVRDYSTIDGTQLINVSSGGGYTIVGNAITYCATKFYVSAFTEGLSHELKSQGAPMQAKVLAPAATETEFAKRAFDVTNFEYHGAVRKFHTAKEMAGFMLDLYDSNHVVGLVNGLTYEFELRDAIFNYVESTR; encoded by the coding sequence ATGAAATATACTGTAATTACCGGGGCTAGTTCAGGGATAGGTTATGAAACTGCCCTAGCTTTTGCTTCTCGTGGAAAAAACTTAATCCTTGTGGCCCGCAGAAAGGAACAGCTAGAGGAATTACAGTCTAAAATCGCTCGTATTCATCCTAATGTAGAGGTTGTCATTCAAAAGATTGACTTATCCGTTATCGAGAATGCTTATACGTTGTATGAAAGCCTGCGAGGATATGCCATCGAAACCTGGATCAACAATGCCGGATTTGGAAACTTTGCTTCAGTGGCCGAGCAAGATTTAAATAAAATAACTACAATGCTACATCTGAACATAGAAGCGTTGACTATACTCTCCTCTTTATTCGTTCGAGACTACTCCACTATTGATGGCACGCAATTAATTAACGTTTCATCTGGTGGCGGTTATACGATTGTAGGCAATGCTATAACGTACTGTGCAACGAAGTTTTATGTAAGTGCATTTACTGAAGGACTATCCCATGAGTTGAAGAGTCAAGGTGCACCTATGCAGGCTAAAGTGTTGGCACCTGCCGCAACAGAAACAGAATTCGCGAAACGTGCTTTCGATGTCACGAATTTCGAATATCACGGCGCTGTGCGGAAATTCCATACCGCAAAGGAAATGGCTGGCTTCATGCTTGATCTGTATGACAGCAATCATGTGGTGGGACTTGTGAATGGTTTAACGTACGAGTTTGAGTTGAGAGATGCTATTTTTAATTATGTGGAGAGTACGCGATAG
- a CDS encoding DUF4179 domain-containing protein: MNNNNLEKQIRELGKANIQELPPLLRSRQDSIYASLATIVQDPVEKKKKKRIYPKIAAAVSAAIVLSVMLTAVYPPTLANALKQLPWIGGIFERADDIGLQAAQRLGLITRPNSSDTHDGITLSAEEAVFDGNRLAFSVKREGEGLDGKLTGVTIGADGKPFLGKGSIMSAEVLIDGVSMEEFSEGHWEAVPFLTWMEGKEQSTAIFQLVDSSNLGITKPFPDQFELTVTLLLNGIDTPYILEIPARKVTENSIVVPDMRAQAEGWSLTLQKLEYSPLTTRLLLNIEQETDGDYADFNTLGFEVTDEQGLVLENISQKALLSSNRSQDLNLLVEPFEKHPNMLTIRGYLYEFEDPKSKSGAFKTDSSGNPVKHYIDGLEINVLVK, from the coding sequence ATGAATAATAACAATTTAGAAAAGCAGATCAGGGAGCTAGGAAAGGCTAATATACAGGAGCTTCCACCTTTACTGCGGTCGCGGCAGGATTCGATTTATGCATCACTCGCCACAATTGTTCAGGATCCTGTGGAAAAGAAAAAGAAAAAACGGATATATCCAAAAATCGCAGCTGCTGTATCTGCAGCGATAGTGCTAAGTGTTATGCTAACGGCCGTCTATCCGCCAACGTTGGCCAATGCGCTCAAGCAGCTTCCATGGATAGGCGGAATTTTTGAACGGGCAGATGATATAGGATTGCAAGCTGCTCAGCGTCTGGGTCTGATTACCCGACCGAATAGCAGTGATACGCATGATGGAATCACCTTGTCTGCCGAAGAGGCTGTATTTGATGGCAACCGATTGGCATTCTCAGTGAAGCGCGAGGGAGAAGGGCTGGACGGGAAGCTCACCGGCGTGACGATTGGAGCGGATGGGAAGCCTTTTCTAGGCAAAGGTTCAATAATGTCCGCAGAAGTTTTGATCGATGGGGTTTCAATGGAGGAATTCTCAGAGGGTCATTGGGAAGCTGTTCCTTTTCTAACCTGGATGGAAGGCAAGGAGCAGAGTACAGCTATTTTTCAACTGGTGGATTCTTCGAATTTGGGGATCACCAAGCCTTTCCCTGATCAATTTGAACTGACTGTAACCCTTCTCTTAAACGGTATAGATACACCATACATTCTGGAGATTCCTGCACGTAAGGTTACAGAAAATAGTATTGTCGTACCTGATATGCGCGCACAAGCAGAGGGATGGAGTCTGACGCTGCAAAAGCTGGAATATAGCCCATTAACCACGCGTCTGTTACTCAACATTGAACAAGAGACTGACGGGGATTACGCAGATTTTAATACATTGGGCTTTGAAGTGACGGATGAACAGGGACTGGTTTTGGAAAATATATCGCAAAAAGCACTCCTTTCATCCAATAGATCACAGGATCTGAATCTGCTTGTAGAGCCGTTCGAGAAACATCCCAATATGCTCACAATCCGTGGCTATCTTTATGAGTTCGAGGATCCAAAAAGTAAGAGTGGCGCATTCAAAACAGACAGTTCCGGAAATCCTGTGAAGCATTATATCGATGGCCTGGAAATAAACGTGCTAGTTAAATAA
- a CDS encoding MATE family efflux transporter encodes MSEKENFYKSVYKIAVPVTLQSLLMALLNLTDQLMVGQLGDVAIASVGMSTKIYGIIAVVLAGLSTGVSIYAAQFWGNKDSKSVSQVLGLGLIVGFAFSFLFSAAVFIDSPLFLSMFTTDANVIDNGYIFLQIMSIGFVPVMLTMMYSAILRSTGHAKWPMYVSLIAVVLNIILNYVLIYGNFGAPALGLKGAAIATLISRVIECLLIIGAVYRYRLPGAVGLKNLFIIPRPLIRKFFGTTYPLLLTELIWVLGETAYAIIYSRMGTMEMTAMTITFPLQGLCIGLLSGLASAAGVLVGNRLGANETDIALDHAKKFIRLGIIISLIVGVIIAAGSKLYVSAFNISEDAKQMSIYIVIVFAGFLWAKVSNMIIAGGILNSGGDSKFVFSMESTATWLIGVPSGLLLSYVWKQPVYLVYLVISLEEVVRFCFGYARMYSRKWMRNLVNDLAEKAM; translated from the coding sequence ATGTCAGAGAAAGAGAACTTCTACAAAAGTGTGTATAAAATCGCTGTACCTGTTACGCTTCAAAGCTTACTGATGGCATTGCTCAATTTGACGGATCAGTTGATGGTCGGGCAGCTTGGAGATGTGGCGATTGCCTCGGTGGGAATGTCCACCAAAATATATGGGATCATCGCGGTTGTCTTGGCTGGTCTATCGACGGGTGTGTCTATTTATGCAGCCCAGTTTTGGGGGAACAAAGATTCTAAAAGCGTCTCCCAGGTGCTGGGCCTTGGACTAATCGTCGGCTTCGCGTTCTCGTTCTTATTTTCTGCGGCTGTCTTCATCGATTCGCCGCTTTTCCTGAGCATGTTCACGACAGATGCGAATGTAATAGATAATGGGTATATTTTTCTGCAGATCATGTCGATCGGCTTTGTACCTGTCATGCTCACGATGATGTATTCCGCGATTTTGCGTAGTACGGGCCATGCCAAATGGCCGATGTATGTAAGCTTAATTGCTGTTGTGTTGAATATTATACTGAATTACGTACTTATTTACGGGAACTTCGGCGCTCCAGCGCTTGGTCTGAAGGGTGCGGCTATTGCTACCCTTATTTCCAGGGTAATAGAATGTTTGTTGATCATTGGTGCCGTGTACCGATATCGTTTACCAGGCGCTGTTGGGTTAAAGAACTTGTTCATCATTCCTAGACCGCTCATCCGCAAGTTTTTTGGAACGACGTATCCGCTGCTGCTGACTGAATTGATCTGGGTATTGGGTGAAACGGCATATGCGATCATCTATAGCCGCATGGGGACGATGGAGATGACGGCGATGACCATTACCTTCCCATTGCAAGGGCTTTGCATCGGCTTATTGTCCGGTCTGGCTAGTGCAGCTGGGGTTTTGGTTGGCAACCGTTTGGGCGCGAACGAAACGGATATCGCACTCGATCATGCGAAAAAGTTCATTCGTCTTGGCATTATCATCTCTCTAATTGTCGGGGTTATCATTGCGGCAGGCTCGAAGCTGTATGTCTCCGCATTCAATATCTCCGAGGATGCTAAACAGATGAGCATATATATCGTTATCGTATTCGCTGGATTTCTTTGGGCCAAAGTTTCCAATATGATTATAGCAGGCGGCATTCTAAACAGTGGGGGAGACAGCAAGTTCGTGTTCAGCATGGAATCGACCGCGACATGGCTGATAGGTGTCCCATCTGGACTGTTGCTGTCATACGTCTGGAAGCAGCCAGTCTACCTTGTATATCTCGTCATATCACTTGAGGAGGTTGTCCGTTTTTGCTTCGGTTACGCCCGGATGTACTCCCGGAAGTGGATGAGGAATTTAGTTAACGATTTGGCTGAAAAGGCGATGTAA
- a CDS encoding DUF5643 domain-containing protein, producing the protein MKKMTTKLSVILSAAVCLGALGMPALTQAASVQTAAEASLNTTKAADSHDQLTLKGSAQFDGNYIKIDLSREGSLFSGMLAGVTLNDKGEPYLADGTIMAVDAKLTNSGGIDFKSPRWISDGDANKAVVVLQTGWLTEQQKASLASSELSIHVKLNGIEDPYVLKFSLKQAGVARNIQLPALKKDNQFEIKTNRVAVGETSVRIALAVKGVATQAQALGYDIYDNLGNELEYIARESVATTQNTVSEDLLFEALRPAAEYLIIRPYQAVFEKGTAGAYKVDAKGNVVKNYNKQLEIKIPLK; encoded by the coding sequence ATGAAGAAAATGACAACGAAATTGTCTGTAATTTTAAGTGCTGCTGTATGCCTTGGAGCGTTGGGAATGCCGGCTTTAACCCAAGCAGCCAGTGTTCAAACCGCCGCTGAAGCTTCCCTGAATACAACAAAAGCCGCCGATTCACACGATCAGCTTACTTTAAAGGGCAGTGCACAGTTTGACGGTAATTATATTAAGATCGATCTGAGCCGTGAGGGATCCCTGTTCTCAGGAATGCTCGCAGGGGTAACCTTGAACGATAAAGGTGAGCCTTACCTTGCAGATGGAACCATTATGGCAGTAGACGCCAAGCTCACTAATTCAGGTGGAATTGATTTTAAATCACCACGCTGGATCAGTGATGGTGACGCCAACAAGGCGGTTGTTGTATTGCAGACCGGATGGCTAACTGAGCAGCAAAAGGCAAGCCTGGCTTCCTCTGAATTGAGCATCCATGTGAAGCTTAACGGAATCGAAGATCCGTATGTACTAAAGTTTTCTCTTAAGCAAGCAGGAGTAGCGCGTAACATTCAGCTACCAGCTTTAAAGAAAGACAACCAATTTGAAATCAAAACTAATCGTGTTGCTGTGGGAGAGACTTCTGTGCGCATTGCTTTAGCAGTTAAAGGGGTTGCTACCCAAGCACAGGCTTTAGGATATGATATTTATGATAATCTGGGAAATGAATTAGAATATATTGCACGGGAATCTGTTGCAACAACCCAGAATACTGTTTCTGAAGATTTATTGTTCGAGGCGCTTCGCCCGGCCGCAGAATATCTCATTATCAGACCTTATCAAGCAGTGTTTGAAAAAGGCACTGCAGGGGCTTATAAAGTAGATGCCAAAGGTAATGTAGTTAAAAATTACAACAAGCAACTAGAGATCAAAATTCCTCTGAAATAA
- a CDS encoding BglG family transcription antiterminator, whose amino-acid sequence MNNRQKEIFRILLTESNRLLLVQNLADEINCSEKTIRSDLKIIEEYIERYSNTSLVKRPGRGIYLEIDEADQADLFHRLYAGESSARHESDEERVLHLAYRLLMDAKPVAIQDLASQYFVNKAVIRKDVEKIEVWLQPFNLALISKQRVGLAIEGSEKNKRTALVRLDQLIDSSELTGQMMMKQFEQHEIAGVYNELRALQKRHSLYYTDEAFESLMLHILLMVKRTKLKQPISLSDQEIAFLQKKAEFIWAEEFLLRLKRLFAVSFPSKEAAYLTLRLLGGKFRYRQESEGSSGDDLADRQPLLQGIVEQLTRRMSVLNMIQFSQDQVLMNGLKVHLYTTLNRLDYGLAVSNPMLAEIKKMYPYMFDRVIVALEEMGESLHLSIPEEEAAYLTLHFQASVERLHKGQSNPKKVIIICHMGIGMSQLLRTKIERKFPSVHVEASMAKAEVHDYLATHKVDLVISTVALSGLKIPHIHVSPLLEARDERKLEHEIKQLDEPNNRQESIFLKYTTPFLVFLQQDVQQPDQIIAKLGQVLVDKGYAEAGYSESTLGREKMSSTTIGGGIAIPHGSPQLIKQSVIAIATLKQPLLWGTEKVELVFMLALKSEEREEARQLFKELSLISERPAFVSALSKETDVMKFLSRLKG is encoded by the coding sequence ATGAATAATAGGCAAAAAGAGATTTTTCGCATTTTGTTAACAGAATCGAACCGATTATTGTTAGTGCAGAATCTAGCTGATGAGATCAACTGCTCAGAGAAAACCATTCGGAGCGATCTGAAAATTATAGAAGAATATATAGAAAGGTACTCAAATACAAGCTTGGTGAAAAGGCCGGGGCGGGGCATTTATCTGGAGATTGACGAAGCCGATCAGGCTGATTTATTCCACCGTCTTTATGCAGGAGAAAGTTCGGCTAGACATGAATCCGACGAGGAAAGAGTTCTGCATCTCGCTTATCGGCTGCTGATGGATGCCAAGCCCGTAGCCATTCAGGACTTAGCGTCGCAGTATTTTGTGAACAAAGCTGTTATTCGTAAAGATGTAGAGAAAATTGAGGTGTGGTTACAACCCTTTAATTTAGCCTTAATCTCCAAGCAGAGAGTTGGCCTTGCAATTGAAGGCTCCGAAAAAAATAAAAGGACGGCTTTGGTGCGCTTGGACCAGTTGATAGACAGCTCGGAGTTGACGGGACAGATGATGATGAAGCAATTTGAGCAACACGAGATTGCTGGCGTATACAATGAATTAAGGGCGCTGCAAAAACGGCATTCGCTTTATTACACAGATGAAGCCTTTGAAAGTCTAATGCTACATATTTTGCTGATGGTCAAACGAACCAAACTTAAACAACCAATCTCTCTCTCCGATCAAGAAATTGCTTTTTTGCAGAAAAAAGCGGAATTTATATGGGCCGAGGAGTTTTTGCTGCGTTTGAAACGGCTGTTTGCCGTGTCTTTCCCCAGTAAAGAAGCAGCTTATTTAACATTGCGCCTACTTGGTGGGAAATTCCGCTATCGTCAGGAGAGTGAGGGTTCTAGTGGGGACGATTTGGCGGACAGACAGCCTCTCTTACAGGGGATTGTGGAGCAGCTGACGCGCCGGATGTCGGTGCTTAACATGATTCAGTTTTCCCAAGATCAAGTATTGATGAATGGTCTGAAAGTTCATTTATATACTACCCTGAACCGTCTTGATTACGGGCTGGCCGTGTCCAATCCGATGCTGGCCGAGATCAAAAAAATGTATCCCTATATGTTCGACCGGGTCATTGTTGCGCTGGAAGAGATGGGTGAATCGCTTCATTTATCTATTCCCGAGGAAGAAGCAGCCTATCTGACGCTGCATTTCCAGGCATCTGTTGAAAGGCTTCATAAAGGCCAGAGTAATCCAAAAAAGGTGATTATCATATGTCACATGGGTATTGGTATGTCCCAACTGCTCCGAACGAAAATTGAACGTAAATTTCCATCTGTGCATGTGGAAGCATCGATGGCCAAAGCGGAAGTGCATGACTATTTAGCTACCCATAAAGTTGATCTTGTCATTTCTACCGTCGCTCTTTCGGGGCTGAAGATCCCTCATATCCATGTCTCCCCCTTGCTGGAGGCTAGAGACGAGCGAAAGCTGGAACATGAAATTAAACAGCTTGATGAGCCAAACAACAGACAAGAATCCATTTTTTTGAAGTACACAACACCATTTCTAGTCTTTCTCCAGCAGGATGTGCAGCAGCCAGACCAGATTATAGCTAAGCTGGGGCAAGTATTGGTGGACAAGGGATATGCGGAGGCAGGTTATTCGGAAAGCACTCTGGGGAGAGAAAAAATGTCGTCTACGACTATAGGGGGAGGGATTGCCATTCCGCATGGTAGCCCTCAATTGATCAAACAATCGGTGATTGCAATCGCCACCTTAAAGCAGCCACTCCTCTGGGGAACTGAAAAAGTGGAGCTCGTGTTTATGCTAGCGTTAAAAAGTGAAGAACGGGAAGAAGCGAGGCAGCTATTTAAGGAATTGTCGCTGATCAGTGAGCGTCCGGCTTTTGTCAGTGCTTTGTCCAAGGAAACTGATGTGATGAAATTTCTGAGCAGACTGAAAGGGTAA